One stretch of Zingiber officinale cultivar Zhangliang chromosome 6B, Zo_v1.1, whole genome shotgun sequence DNA includes these proteins:
- the LOC121992343 gene encoding uncharacterized protein LOC121992343 isoform X6 — protein MGDLESWPPLADADASGGHESLYSHPQLPNPHPSVIKAENWKRAEEATREVLWCIRPTVVSEERRKAVVDYVQELLRTRMGSRVFPFGSVPLKTYLPDGDIDLTALGAPNNKDMLASELCSVLGEEHNKVKVVKCIMQNIVVDISFNQIGGLCTLCFLEKVLYRFLDYYSKFDWSKYCITLQSAISISSLPKLVVEPSETKGNYSPLTEEFIEECVEMFSVPSRMYENSCQAFTQKYLNIVDPLKPSNNLGRSVSKSNFHRIRSAFTFGARKLGRILQSSSENIVDEVNLFFRNTLCRHGTGERPDVQDAISSSPKSGSAYHVGVKYRSSNLNAEYLNKDSHFSGLTNHDSSRALIDVINNINCFDLGEDHISKKQDDKHSANPTINVNNSRSGSVVFEEDIISKHSTDDAIDLPSTRAFDSRSLDESFKPSTSGKVFHAPHLFFCSNNNQDDNILGNSSTRDNVMVGMPSNKSTSPCNEMGYEVKSTNSASWPRKSTLAAPSSFDHESPSSSWNCRDSSLGGCTNDGKLDDASSSSDNLSDLSGDFQLYCSNLLHAQEFQECFVNSCLVPVYHASSSPYQNKHSWNMQSMYAHGANGLVHMPSLPPSYYVIPPLICNDYGVKDITKTRGTGTYLPNTNSRSYRERQFSGRGWNQMQANHLHRYHRNGHGNSPYYEGSSDERNHVPPPPPLPASFFRNGHGDAIPLDHPKSPGSAFMVVSPDPEGKLGFDNFGPVTMGVSSSERSSNRESANAVDRGSRSSIPASTVERPHRSLNNERLTQPYQLKDDGDFPPLAG, from the exons ATGGGCGACCTGGAATCCTGGCCGCCGCTGGCCGACGCCGACGCCTCGGGAGGTCATGAATCGCTTTATTCCCATCCCCAGCTGCCGAATCCGCATCCTTCTGTGATCAAGGCCGAGAATTGGAAGCGGGCAGAGGAGGCTACTCGAGAGGTTTTGTGGTGCATCCGGCCGACGGTCGTCTCCGAAGAGAGGCGGAAGGCCGTTGTTGATTATGTGCAGGAGCTGCTCAGGACGCGCATGGGGAGTAGG GTGTTTCCATTTGGTTCAGTTCCTCTGAAGACGTATCTTCCTGATGGAGATATTGACCTGACTGCTCTAGGTGCCCCTAATAACAAAGACATGTTGGCAAGTGAACTTTGTTCTGTTCTTGGAGAAGAACATAATAAG GTTAAAGTTGTGAAATGCATCATGCAGAATATTGTTGTAGATATCTCATTCAATCAAATTGGTGGGCTTTGTACACTTTGCTTTCTCGAGAAG GTTCTCTATAGGTTTTTGGATTACTATAGTAAATTTGATTGGAGCAAATACTGTATCACTCTACAAAGCGCCATTTCTATTTCTTCATTGCCAAAACTAGTTG TAGAACCATCGGAAACAAAAGGAAACTATTCGCCACTTACCGAGGAATTTATTGAAGAATGTGTAGAAATGTTTTCAGTTCCATCAAGGATGTACGAAAACAGCTGTCAAGCATTCACACAGAAGTACCTGAATATTGTCGATCCATTGAAACCAAGCAATAATCTTGGGCGCAGTGTTAGCAAAA GTAATTTTCACCGCATACGCAGTGCTTTCACTTTTGGTGCTCGAAAACTTGGTCGGATTCTTCAATCATCTTCTGAAAACATTGTAGATGAAGTTAATTTGTTCTTTAGAAATACCTTATGTAGACATGGAACTGGGGAAAGGCCAGATGTGCAAGATGCCATTTCTAGTTCCCCAAAGAGTGGATCTGCATATCATGTGGGAGTCAAATATAGATCATCAAACTTAAATGCTGAATATTTGAACAAGGATTCTCATTTTTCAGGTTTAACAAACCATGATTCTAGCAGAGCATTGATTGATGTGATAAATAACATAAATTGTTTTGACTTGGGTGAGGATCACATATCAAAGAAGCAAGATGACAAGCATTCTGCCAATCCAACTATTAATGTTAACAATTCTAGAAGTGGCTCCGTGGTGTTTGAGGAAGACATTATAAGTAAACATTCCACTGACGATGCTATAGATCTTCCTTCCACAAGAGCATTTGATTCAAGATCATTAGATGAAAGTTTTAAGCCATCGACATCTGGAAAAGTTTTTCATGCACCCCACTTGTTTTTCTGTTCAAATAACAATCAGGATGATAACATACTGGGCAATTCAAGTACAAGAGATAATGTTATGGTGGGCATGCCTTCAAATAAATCTACATCCCCTTGTAATGAAATGGGATATGAGGTTAAGTCAACTAATAGTGCATCCTGGCCTAGAAAATCCACCTTGGCTGCACCTTCAAGTTTTGATCATGAATCACCATCATCAAGCTGGAATTGCAGAGATTCGTCCCTAGGGGGCTGCACAAATGATGGTAAGTTAGATGATGCAAGTTCCAGTTCTGATAACTTATCAGATCTCTCTGGTGATTTTCAGCTTTATTGTAGCAATCTACTTCATGCTCAGGAGTTCCAAGAGTGTTTTGTCAACTCTTGTTTAGTACCTGTCTATCATGCATCATCTTCTCCATATCAAAACAAGCATTCCTGGAATATGCAAAGCATGTATGCTCATGGTGCAAATGGCCTTGTCCACATGCCATCACTTCCCCCAAGTTATTATGTGATCCCACCCCTAATTTGTAATGATTATGGGGTCAAAGATATCACAAAAACAAGGGGAACTGGTACCTATCTTCCAAACACG AATTCTCGTTCATACAGAGAGAGACAGTTCTCAGGAAGAGGCTGGAATCAAATGCAAGCAAATCATCTTCATAGATACCATAGAAATGGTCATGGGAACTCACCATATTATGAGGGTTCATCTGACGAAAGGAATCATGTTCCACCTCCACCACCTCTACCTGCTAGTTTTTTTAGAAATGGTCATGGTGATGCAATTCCATTGGATCACCCCAAGTCTCCTGGCTCTGCTTTTATGGTGGTTTCCCCTGATCCTGAGGGCAAACTTGGATTTGATAATTTTGGTCCTGTTACAATGGGAGTTTCATCTTCAGAACGGAGTAGCAATCGTGAGTCAGCCAATGCCGTTGATAGGGGCTCCAGATCTTCTATACCTGCATCAACAGTCGAAAGGCCACATAGAAGTTTGAACAATGAAAG GTTAACTCAACCCTACCAGCTGAAGGATGATGGTGACTTCCCTCCACTGGCAGGATGA
- the LOC121992343 gene encoding uncharacterized protein LOC121992343 isoform X7 produces MQNIVVDISFNQIGGLCTLCFLEKINEKIGKDHLFKRSIILIKAWCYYESRILGAHHGLISTYALEILVLHVFHLFHEQMDDPLAVLYRFLDYYSKFDWSKYCITLQSAISISSLPKLVVEPSETKGNYSPLTEEFIEECVEMFSVPSRMYENSCQAFTQKYLNIVDPLKPSNNLGRSVSKSNFHRIRSAFTFGARKLGRILQSSSENIVDEVNLFFRNTLCRHGTGERPDVQDAISSSPKSGSAYHVGVKYRSSNLNAEYLNKDSHFSGLTNHDSSRALIDVINNINCFDLGEDHISKKQDDKHSANPTINVNNSRSGSVVFEEDIISKHSTDDAIDLPSTRAFDSRSLDESFKPSTSGKVFHAPHLFFCSNNNQDDNILGNSSTRDNVMVGMPSNKSTSPCNEMGYEVKSTNSASWPRKSTLAAPSSFDHESPSSSWNCRDSSLGGCTNDGKLDDASSSSDNLSDLSGDFQLYCSNLLHAQEFQECFVNSCLVPVYHASSSPYQNKHSWNMQSMYAHGANGLVHMPSLPPSYYVIPPLICNDYGVKDITKTRGTGTYLPNTNSRSYRERQFSGRGWNQMQANHLHRYHRNGHGNSPYYEGSSDERNHVPPPPPLPASFFRNGHGDAIPLDHPKSPGSAFMVVSPDPEGKLGFDNFGPVTMGVSSSERSSNRESANAVDRGSRSSIPASTVERPHRSLNNERLTQPYQLKDDGDFPPLAG; encoded by the exons ATGCAGAATATTGTTGTAGATATCTCATTCAATCAAATTGGTGGGCTTTGTACACTTTGCTTTCTCGAGAAG ATAAATGAAAAAATTGGAAAGGATCATCTATTCAAACGTAGTATAATATTGATCAAGGCTTGGTGTTACTATGAAAGTCGCATTCTTGGTGCCCATCATGGTTTGATATCTACTTATGCATTGGAGATTTTAGTACTTCATGTTTTCCATCTGTTCCATGAGCAAATGGATGACCCTCTAGCG GTTCTCTATAGGTTTTTGGATTACTATAGTAAATTTGATTGGAGCAAATACTGTATCACTCTACAAAGCGCCATTTCTATTTCTTCATTGCCAAAACTAGTTG TAGAACCATCGGAAACAAAAGGAAACTATTCGCCACTTACCGAGGAATTTATTGAAGAATGTGTAGAAATGTTTTCAGTTCCATCAAGGATGTACGAAAACAGCTGTCAAGCATTCACACAGAAGTACCTGAATATTGTCGATCCATTGAAACCAAGCAATAATCTTGGGCGCAGTGTTAGCAAAA GTAATTTTCACCGCATACGCAGTGCTTTCACTTTTGGTGCTCGAAAACTTGGTCGGATTCTTCAATCATCTTCTGAAAACATTGTAGATGAAGTTAATTTGTTCTTTAGAAATACCTTATGTAGACATGGAACTGGGGAAAGGCCAGATGTGCAAGATGCCATTTCTAGTTCCCCAAAGAGTGGATCTGCATATCATGTGGGAGTCAAATATAGATCATCAAACTTAAATGCTGAATATTTGAACAAGGATTCTCATTTTTCAGGTTTAACAAACCATGATTCTAGCAGAGCATTGATTGATGTGATAAATAACATAAATTGTTTTGACTTGGGTGAGGATCACATATCAAAGAAGCAAGATGACAAGCATTCTGCCAATCCAACTATTAATGTTAACAATTCTAGAAGTGGCTCCGTGGTGTTTGAGGAAGACATTATAAGTAAACATTCCACTGACGATGCTATAGATCTTCCTTCCACAAGAGCATTTGATTCAAGATCATTAGATGAAAGTTTTAAGCCATCGACATCTGGAAAAGTTTTTCATGCACCCCACTTGTTTTTCTGTTCAAATAACAATCAGGATGATAACATACTGGGCAATTCAAGTACAAGAGATAATGTTATGGTGGGCATGCCTTCAAATAAATCTACATCCCCTTGTAATGAAATGGGATATGAGGTTAAGTCAACTAATAGTGCATCCTGGCCTAGAAAATCCACCTTGGCTGCACCTTCAAGTTTTGATCATGAATCACCATCATCAAGCTGGAATTGCAGAGATTCGTCCCTAGGGGGCTGCACAAATGATGGTAAGTTAGATGATGCAAGTTCCAGTTCTGATAACTTATCAGATCTCTCTGGTGATTTTCAGCTTTATTGTAGCAATCTACTTCATGCTCAGGAGTTCCAAGAGTGTTTTGTCAACTCTTGTTTAGTACCTGTCTATCATGCATCATCTTCTCCATATCAAAACAAGCATTCCTGGAATATGCAAAGCATGTATGCTCATGGTGCAAATGGCCTTGTCCACATGCCATCACTTCCCCCAAGTTATTATGTGATCCCACCCCTAATTTGTAATGATTATGGGGTCAAAGATATCACAAAAACAAGGGGAACTGGTACCTATCTTCCAAACACG AATTCTCGTTCATACAGAGAGAGACAGTTCTCAGGAAGAGGCTGGAATCAAATGCAAGCAAATCATCTTCATAGATACCATAGAAATGGTCATGGGAACTCACCATATTATGAGGGTTCATCTGACGAAAGGAATCATGTTCCACCTCCACCACCTCTACCTGCTAGTTTTTTTAGAAATGGTCATGGTGATGCAATTCCATTGGATCACCCCAAGTCTCCTGGCTCTGCTTTTATGGTGGTTTCCCCTGATCCTGAGGGCAAACTTGGATTTGATAATTTTGGTCCTGTTACAATGGGAGTTTCATCTTCAGAACGGAGTAGCAATCGTGAGTCAGCCAATGCCGTTGATAGGGGCTCCAGATCTTCTATACCTGCATCAACAGTCGAAAGGCCACATAGAAGTTTGAACAATGAAAG GTTAACTCAACCCTACCAGCTGAAGGATGATGGTGACTTCCCTCCACTGGCAGGATGA
- the LOC121992343 gene encoding uncharacterized protein LOC121992343 isoform X5: MGDLESWPPLADADASGGHESLYSHPQLPNPHPSVIKAENWKRAEEATREVLWCIRPTVVSEERRKAVVDYVQELLRTRMGSRVFPFGSVPLKTYLPDGDIDLTALGAPNNKDMLASELCSVLGEEHNKVAGFEVNDVQLIRAEVKVVKCIMQNIVVDISFNQIGGLCTLCFLEKVLYRFLDYYSKFDWSKYCITLQSAISISSLPKLVEPSETKGNYSPLTEEFIEECVEMFSVPSRMYENSCQAFTQKYLNIVDPLKPSNNLGRSVSKSNFHRIRSAFTFGARKLGRILQSSSENIVDEVNLFFRNTLCRHGTGERPDVQDAISSSPKSGSAYHVGVKYRSSNLNAEYLNKDSHFSGLTNHDSSRALIDVINNINCFDLGEDHISKKQDDKHSANPTINVNNSRSGSVVFEEDIISKHSTDDAIDLPSTRAFDSRSLDESFKPSTSGKVFHAPHLFFCSNNNQDDNILGNSSTRDNVMVGMPSNKSTSPCNEMGYEVKSTNSASWPRKSTLAAPSSFDHESPSSSWNCRDSSLGGCTNDGKLDDASSSSDNLSDLSGDFQLYCSNLLHAQEFQECFVNSCLVPVYHASSSPYQNKHSWNMQSMYAHGANGLVHMPSLPPSYYVIPPLICNDYGVKDITKTRGTGTYLPNTNSRSYRERQFSGRGWNQMQANHLHRYHRNGHGNSPYYEGSSDERNHVPPPPPLPASFFRNGHGDAIPLDHPKSPGSAFMVVSPDPEGKLGFDNFGPVTMGVSSSERSSNRESANAVDRGSRSSIPASTVERPHRSLNNERLTQPYQLKDDGDFPPLAG, translated from the exons ATGGGCGACCTGGAATCCTGGCCGCCGCTGGCCGACGCCGACGCCTCGGGAGGTCATGAATCGCTTTATTCCCATCCCCAGCTGCCGAATCCGCATCCTTCTGTGATCAAGGCCGAGAATTGGAAGCGGGCAGAGGAGGCTACTCGAGAGGTTTTGTGGTGCATCCGGCCGACGGTCGTCTCCGAAGAGAGGCGGAAGGCCGTTGTTGATTATGTGCAGGAGCTGCTCAGGACGCGCATGGGGAGTAGG GTGTTTCCATTTGGTTCAGTTCCTCTGAAGACGTATCTTCCTGATGGAGATATTGACCTGACTGCTCTAGGTGCCCCTAATAACAAAGACATGTTGGCAAGTGAACTTTGTTCTGTTCTTGGAGAAGAACATAATAAGGTTGCTGGGTTTGAAGTGAATGATGTTCAACTTATTCGTGCTGAG GTTAAAGTTGTGAAATGCATCATGCAGAATATTGTTGTAGATATCTCATTCAATCAAATTGGTGGGCTTTGTACACTTTGCTTTCTCGAGAAG GTTCTCTATAGGTTTTTGGATTACTATAGTAAATTTGATTGGAGCAAATACTGTATCACTCTACAAAGCGCCATTTCTATTTCTTCATTGCCAAAACTAGTTG AACCATCGGAAACAAAAGGAAACTATTCGCCACTTACCGAGGAATTTATTGAAGAATGTGTAGAAATGTTTTCAGTTCCATCAAGGATGTACGAAAACAGCTGTCAAGCATTCACACAGAAGTACCTGAATATTGTCGATCCATTGAAACCAAGCAATAATCTTGGGCGCAGTGTTAGCAAAA GTAATTTTCACCGCATACGCAGTGCTTTCACTTTTGGTGCTCGAAAACTTGGTCGGATTCTTCAATCATCTTCTGAAAACATTGTAGATGAAGTTAATTTGTTCTTTAGAAATACCTTATGTAGACATGGAACTGGGGAAAGGCCAGATGTGCAAGATGCCATTTCTAGTTCCCCAAAGAGTGGATCTGCATATCATGTGGGAGTCAAATATAGATCATCAAACTTAAATGCTGAATATTTGAACAAGGATTCTCATTTTTCAGGTTTAACAAACCATGATTCTAGCAGAGCATTGATTGATGTGATAAATAACATAAATTGTTTTGACTTGGGTGAGGATCACATATCAAAGAAGCAAGATGACAAGCATTCTGCCAATCCAACTATTAATGTTAACAATTCTAGAAGTGGCTCCGTGGTGTTTGAGGAAGACATTATAAGTAAACATTCCACTGACGATGCTATAGATCTTCCTTCCACAAGAGCATTTGATTCAAGATCATTAGATGAAAGTTTTAAGCCATCGACATCTGGAAAAGTTTTTCATGCACCCCACTTGTTTTTCTGTTCAAATAACAATCAGGATGATAACATACTGGGCAATTCAAGTACAAGAGATAATGTTATGGTGGGCATGCCTTCAAATAAATCTACATCCCCTTGTAATGAAATGGGATATGAGGTTAAGTCAACTAATAGTGCATCCTGGCCTAGAAAATCCACCTTGGCTGCACCTTCAAGTTTTGATCATGAATCACCATCATCAAGCTGGAATTGCAGAGATTCGTCCCTAGGGGGCTGCACAAATGATGGTAAGTTAGATGATGCAAGTTCCAGTTCTGATAACTTATCAGATCTCTCTGGTGATTTTCAGCTTTATTGTAGCAATCTACTTCATGCTCAGGAGTTCCAAGAGTGTTTTGTCAACTCTTGTTTAGTACCTGTCTATCATGCATCATCTTCTCCATATCAAAACAAGCATTCCTGGAATATGCAAAGCATGTATGCTCATGGTGCAAATGGCCTTGTCCACATGCCATCACTTCCCCCAAGTTATTATGTGATCCCACCCCTAATTTGTAATGATTATGGGGTCAAAGATATCACAAAAACAAGGGGAACTGGTACCTATCTTCCAAACACG AATTCTCGTTCATACAGAGAGAGACAGTTCTCAGGAAGAGGCTGGAATCAAATGCAAGCAAATCATCTTCATAGATACCATAGAAATGGTCATGGGAACTCACCATATTATGAGGGTTCATCTGACGAAAGGAATCATGTTCCACCTCCACCACCTCTACCTGCTAGTTTTTTTAGAAATGGTCATGGTGATGCAATTCCATTGGATCACCCCAAGTCTCCTGGCTCTGCTTTTATGGTGGTTTCCCCTGATCCTGAGGGCAAACTTGGATTTGATAATTTTGGTCCTGTTACAATGGGAGTTTCATCTTCAGAACGGAGTAGCAATCGTGAGTCAGCCAATGCCGTTGATAGGGGCTCCAGATCTTCTATACCTGCATCAACAGTCGAAAGGCCACATAGAAGTTTGAACAATGAAAG GTTAACTCAACCCTACCAGCTGAAGGATGATGGTGACTTCCCTCCACTGGCAGGATGA